A DNA window from Vigna angularis cultivar LongXiaoDou No.4 chromosome 1, ASM1680809v1, whole genome shotgun sequence contains the following coding sequences:
- the LOC108322952 gene encoding homeobox-DDT domain protein RLT3 isoform X1: MEDYDTRRDNGGSGVAVPPCTCSGEEFRASGGGKGSLRVVAAARNGSSVSNYDMAVSRNVKKTQKRKGLQELFTADYIVNRVLRKDGPSLGQEFDFLPSGPRHTSACQEDQGSSKKRKGSKSAIQSLTDCNRTAPVKKHGIGKGLMTVWRATNPDAGDLPINFGVDGQEVPLLSNSIGLKLIHENNRSRKTVNRNVMPKNKMQNKRNKSQDKRKISMQRRVGELNLGVTQNQSPNKSCGLALDNAISEEGVDRVSMLIDDEELELRELQVETDLFRCSNHLAASGMLVCSLCKDALVKFPPDTVKMKKPIHLQPWDSSPEIVKKLFKVFHFIYTYAIIVDICPFTLDELVQAFHDKDSMLLGKIHVALLTLLLSDIEAELTNGFSPHLNKSCNFLALLHSVESQEYSLDFWRRSLNSLTWIEILRQVLVASGFGSKQGSLRRDVLNKELNLLVNYGLCPGTLKSELFNILSERGNTGCKVVELAKSMQIVELNLASTTEELESLICSTLSSDITLFEKISSTAYRLRMSTVMKDSDESHSDTEYSGSVDDELDDTDTCSSADDFENDSINSSIRKLKSVNSHKNNMRKIYTEIDESRSGEAWLLGLMESEYSNLKIEEKLNALAALTDLVSSGSSVRMKDLSKVSADCNSSIQLPGSGAKIKRSVVTKPGSLLNHKVHLNSDPCSVDSSLLFSRFHSYEAYFQKGNGPSMSHPIQSVFLGSDRRYNRYWLFLGPCNVDDPGHRRIYFESSEDGHWEVIDTVEALCALMSVLDDRGKREALLIESLERRQTSLCRSMARINVNSTGMGSMSHSDQSELDMVTDDSYSPASDVDNLNMTETAKDSFPSAGAVVIEAGKKVEDLIKKWIRVQEYDSWIWNSFYSDLNVVKYGRRSYMDSLAKCKSCHDLYWRDERHCKICHMTFELDFDLEEKYAIHIATCREKEDNNTFPNHKVLPSQIQSLKAAVYAIESVMPEDALVGAWRKSAHKLWVKRLRRTSTLVELLQVLDDFVGAINKDWLFQCKFPDDVFEEIISSFASMPRTSSALGLWLVKLDVIIAPYLDRVHPLKKQGTGQHGPWR, from the exons ATGGAAGACTATGATACACGGAGGGATAATGGTGGAAGTGGAGTGGCAGTGCCACCCTGCACTTGCTCGGGAGAAGAATTTCGCGCGTCTGGCGGTGGAAAAGGATCATTGCGAGTTGTCGCGGCTGCTAGAAACGGTTCTTCTGTTTCAAATTATGACATGGCTGTGTCGCGGAACGTCAAGAAAACACAAAAGCGTAAAGGTCTTCAGGAGCTGTTCACAGCCGATTACATTGTGAACAGAGTGTTGCGGaaggacggtccttcgcttggTCAGGAGTTTGACTTTCTTCCTTCTG GACCCAGACACACTTCTGCTTGTCAAGAGGACCAAGGATCCTCAAAAAAGAGGAAG GGTTCCAAGAGTGCAATTCAAAGTCTCACCGATTGTAATAGGACAGCACCTGTGAAGAAGCATGGTATTGGCAAAGGTCTGATGACAGTTTGGAGGGCAACAAATCCTGATGCTGGAGACCTTCCAATTAATTTTGGCGTTGATGGCCAAGAAGTtcctttactttcaaattctaTAGGACTGAAGCTGATCCATGAAAACAACAGATCACGAAAAACAGTAAACAGGAAT GTAATgccaaaaaataaaatgcagaATAAGAGAAATAAATCACAGGATAAGAGGAAAATTTCCATGCAAAGAAGAGTG GGGGAACTGAACCTAGGTGTGACTCAGAATCAGTCACCAAATAAAAGCTGTGGACTAGCTCTTGATAATGCAATATCCGAGGAGGGAGTTGATCGAGTTTCAATGTTAATTGATGATGAAGAGCTAGAGCTGAGGGAGTTACAAGTAGAAACTGATCTGTTTAGGTGTTCTAATCATCTTGCTGCCAGTGGAATGCTTGTCTGCTCACTTTGTAAAG ATGCGCTAGTGAAGTTTCCACCAGATACTGTCAAGATGAAGAAACCTATCCATTTGCAACCATGGGACTCCTCTCCTGAAATTGTGAAGAAATTATTTAAG GTTTTCCATTTCATTTATACATATGCCATAATTGTTGATATTTGTCCCTTCACTCTTGACGAGCTTGTTCAAGCTTTTCATGACAAG GACTCAATGTTACTTGGCAAGATTCATGTAGCCCTGCTCACACTTCTTCTATCTGACATTGAAGCGGAGCTAACTAATGGATTTTCACctcatttaaataaatcatgtaACTTTCTTGCATTGCTTCACTCG GTTGAAAGTCAGGAATATTCCCTGGACTTCTGGAGAAGATCTCTAAATTCTCTTACTTGGATTGAAATACTTCGTCAAGTGCTGGTTGCTTCTGGATTTGGTTCGAAACAAGGGTCCTTACGTAGAGATGTCCTTAACAAG gaattgAATCTTCTTGTAAACTATGGTCTATGCCCTGGCACCTTGAAGAGTGAGTTGTTTAATATTTTGTCAGAGAGAGGAAACACTGGATGCAAAGTGGTTGAGCTGGCAAAGTCAATGCAG ATTGTTGAATTAAACCTTGCCAGCACTACAGAGGAACTTGAGTCTTTAATATGTTCTACTCTGTCAAGTGATATTACTTTATTTGAAAAGATTTCATCGACTGCTTACCGACTGCGAATGAGCACAGTTATGAAGGACAGTGATGAATCTCATTCAGATACGGAGTACTCTGGTAGTGTTGATGATGAACTTGATGACACTGATACATGCAGCAGTGCTGatgattttgaaaatgattCAATTAATTCCAGTATAAGAAAATTGAAGAGTGTAAACagtcataaaaataatatgcgGAAAATATACACTGAAATTGATGAGAGCCGTTCCGGAGAAGCATGGTTGTTAGGACTGATGGAGAGTGAATATTCGAacttaaaaattgaagaaaaattgaATGCATTGGCAGCTTTAACTGATCTTGTTTCATCTGGATCCAGCGTTAGGATGAAG GATTTGTCTAAAGTCTCAGCTGATTGCAATTCTAGCATCCAATTACCAGGATCTGGAGCTAAAATAAAGAGATCAGTAGTAACGAAACCTGGGTCCCTTTTGAACCATAAAGTACACTTGAATTCTGATCCCTGTAGTGTAGACTCCTCATTATTATTCTCAAGATTCCACAGTTATGAAGCTTACTTCCAAAAGGGAAACGGTCCATCTATGTCACATCCCATTCAATCAGTGTTTTTGGGATCTGATCGTCGGTACAATAGATACTGGCTTTTCTTGGGCCCATGTAATGTAGATGATCCTGGTCACAGGAGGATATATTTTGAATCTTCTGAAGATGGTCACTGGGAGGTTATTGATACTGTGGAG GCGTTATGTGCATTGATGTCAGTTCTGGACGATAGAGGAAAACGGGAGGCTCTTCTTATTGAATCATTGGAAAGGAGACAAACATCACTATGCAGATCTATGGCCAGGATTAATGTTAATAGTACTGGAATGGGTTCTATGTCACATTCTGATCAGTCTGAACTGGATATGGTCACAGATGACAGTTATTCTCCTGCATCTGATGTAGACAACCTGAACATGACCGAGACAGCTAAAGACTCCTTTCCTTCAGCTGGGGCTGTGGTAATTGAAGCTGGAAAGAAAGTAGAGGatctaattaaaaaatggatCCGTGTTCAAGAATACGATTCTTGGATTTGGAATTCTTTTTACTCAGATCTCAATGTTGTAAAATATGGTAGAAGGTCTTACATGGACTCTCTTGCCAAATGTAAGAGTTGTCATGATCTTTACTGGCGAGATGAGAGACACTGTAAAATTTGCCATATGACATTTGAGCTTGATTTTGACCTAGAAGAAAAATATGCTATCCACATAGCCACATGCAGGGAGAAAGAAGACAACAACACATTTCCTAATCACAAAGTGCTGCCATCACAGATTCAATCTCTGAAAGCTGCAGTTTATGCTATTGAG TCTGTTATGCCTGAGGATGCCCTGGTTGGTGCTTGGAGGAAATCTGCTCATAAACTATGGGTGAAACGACTCAGACGCACCTCAACTTTAGTGGAGCTTTTACAG GTTCTTGATGATTTTGTTGGTGCCATCAATAAGGACTGGTTGTTTCAATGCAAATTTCCGGATGATGTGTTTGAAGAAATCATTTCATCGTTTGCATCTATGCCCCGTACATCATCCGCCCTTGGTTTGTGGTTAGTGAAGCTAGATGTCATAATTGCTCCCTACCTGGACAGAGTCCATCCTCTGAAAAAGCAGGGAACCG
- the LOC108322952 gene encoding homeobox-DDT domain protein RLT3 isoform X3, which produces MEDYDTRRDNGGSGVAVPPCTCSGEEFRASGGGKGSLRVVAAARNGSSVSNYDMAVSRNVKKTQKRKGLQELFTADYIVNRVLRKDGPSLGQEFDFLPSGPRHTSACQEDQGSSKKRKGSKSAIQSLTDCNRTAPVKKHGIGKGLMTVWRATNPDAGDLPINFGVDGQEVPLLSNSIGLKLIHENNRSRKTVNRNVMPKNKMQNKRNKSQDKRKISMQRRVGELNLGVTQNQSPNKSCGLALDNAISEEGVDRVSMLIDDEELELRELQVETDLFRCSNHLAASGMLVCSLCKDALVKFPPDTVKMKKPIHLQPWDSSPEIVKKLFKVFHFIYTYAIIVDICPFTLDELVQAFHDKDSMLLGKIHVALLTLLLSDIEAELTNGFSPHLNKSCNFLALLHSVESQEYSLDFWRRSLNSLTWIEILRQVLVASGFGSKQGSLRRDVLNKELNLLVNYGLCPGTLKSELFNILSERGNTGCKVVELAKSMQDLSKVSADCNSSIQLPGSGAKIKRSVVTKPGSLLNHKVHLNSDPCSVDSSLLFSRFHSYEAYFQKGNGPSMSHPIQSVFLGSDRRYNRYWLFLGPCNVDDPGHRRIYFESSEDGHWEVIDTVEALCALMSVLDDRGKREALLIESLERRQTSLCRSMARINVNSTGMGSMSHSDQSELDMVTDDSYSPASDVDNLNMTETAKDSFPSAGAVVIEAGKKVEDLIKKWIRVQEYDSWIWNSFYSDLNVVKYGRRSYMDSLAKCKSCHDLYWRDERHCKICHMTFELDFDLEEKYAIHIATCREKEDNNTFPNHKVLPSQIQSLKAAVYAIESVMPEDALVGAWRKSAHKLWVKRLRRTSTLVELLQVLDDFVGAINKDWLFQCKFPDDVFEEIISSFASMPRTSSALGLWLVKLDVIIAPYLDRVHPLKKQGTGQHGPWR; this is translated from the exons ATGGAAGACTATGATACACGGAGGGATAATGGTGGAAGTGGAGTGGCAGTGCCACCCTGCACTTGCTCGGGAGAAGAATTTCGCGCGTCTGGCGGTGGAAAAGGATCATTGCGAGTTGTCGCGGCTGCTAGAAACGGTTCTTCTGTTTCAAATTATGACATGGCTGTGTCGCGGAACGTCAAGAAAACACAAAAGCGTAAAGGTCTTCAGGAGCTGTTCACAGCCGATTACATTGTGAACAGAGTGTTGCGGaaggacggtccttcgcttggTCAGGAGTTTGACTTTCTTCCTTCTG GACCCAGACACACTTCTGCTTGTCAAGAGGACCAAGGATCCTCAAAAAAGAGGAAG GGTTCCAAGAGTGCAATTCAAAGTCTCACCGATTGTAATAGGACAGCACCTGTGAAGAAGCATGGTATTGGCAAAGGTCTGATGACAGTTTGGAGGGCAACAAATCCTGATGCTGGAGACCTTCCAATTAATTTTGGCGTTGATGGCCAAGAAGTtcctttactttcaaattctaTAGGACTGAAGCTGATCCATGAAAACAACAGATCACGAAAAACAGTAAACAGGAAT GTAATgccaaaaaataaaatgcagaATAAGAGAAATAAATCACAGGATAAGAGGAAAATTTCCATGCAAAGAAGAGTG GGGGAACTGAACCTAGGTGTGACTCAGAATCAGTCACCAAATAAAAGCTGTGGACTAGCTCTTGATAATGCAATATCCGAGGAGGGAGTTGATCGAGTTTCAATGTTAATTGATGATGAAGAGCTAGAGCTGAGGGAGTTACAAGTAGAAACTGATCTGTTTAGGTGTTCTAATCATCTTGCTGCCAGTGGAATGCTTGTCTGCTCACTTTGTAAAG ATGCGCTAGTGAAGTTTCCACCAGATACTGTCAAGATGAAGAAACCTATCCATTTGCAACCATGGGACTCCTCTCCTGAAATTGTGAAGAAATTATTTAAG GTTTTCCATTTCATTTATACATATGCCATAATTGTTGATATTTGTCCCTTCACTCTTGACGAGCTTGTTCAAGCTTTTCATGACAAG GACTCAATGTTACTTGGCAAGATTCATGTAGCCCTGCTCACACTTCTTCTATCTGACATTGAAGCGGAGCTAACTAATGGATTTTCACctcatttaaataaatcatgtaACTTTCTTGCATTGCTTCACTCG GTTGAAAGTCAGGAATATTCCCTGGACTTCTGGAGAAGATCTCTAAATTCTCTTACTTGGATTGAAATACTTCGTCAAGTGCTGGTTGCTTCTGGATTTGGTTCGAAACAAGGGTCCTTACGTAGAGATGTCCTTAACAAG gaattgAATCTTCTTGTAAACTATGGTCTATGCCCTGGCACCTTGAAGAGTGAGTTGTTTAATATTTTGTCAGAGAGAGGAAACACTGGATGCAAAGTGGTTGAGCTGGCAAAGTCAATGCAG GATTTGTCTAAAGTCTCAGCTGATTGCAATTCTAGCATCCAATTACCAGGATCTGGAGCTAAAATAAAGAGATCAGTAGTAACGAAACCTGGGTCCCTTTTGAACCATAAAGTACACTTGAATTCTGATCCCTGTAGTGTAGACTCCTCATTATTATTCTCAAGATTCCACAGTTATGAAGCTTACTTCCAAAAGGGAAACGGTCCATCTATGTCACATCCCATTCAATCAGTGTTTTTGGGATCTGATCGTCGGTACAATAGATACTGGCTTTTCTTGGGCCCATGTAATGTAGATGATCCTGGTCACAGGAGGATATATTTTGAATCTTCTGAAGATGGTCACTGGGAGGTTATTGATACTGTGGAG GCGTTATGTGCATTGATGTCAGTTCTGGACGATAGAGGAAAACGGGAGGCTCTTCTTATTGAATCATTGGAAAGGAGACAAACATCACTATGCAGATCTATGGCCAGGATTAATGTTAATAGTACTGGAATGGGTTCTATGTCACATTCTGATCAGTCTGAACTGGATATGGTCACAGATGACAGTTATTCTCCTGCATCTGATGTAGACAACCTGAACATGACCGAGACAGCTAAAGACTCCTTTCCTTCAGCTGGGGCTGTGGTAATTGAAGCTGGAAAGAAAGTAGAGGatctaattaaaaaatggatCCGTGTTCAAGAATACGATTCTTGGATTTGGAATTCTTTTTACTCAGATCTCAATGTTGTAAAATATGGTAGAAGGTCTTACATGGACTCTCTTGCCAAATGTAAGAGTTGTCATGATCTTTACTGGCGAGATGAGAGACACTGTAAAATTTGCCATATGACATTTGAGCTTGATTTTGACCTAGAAGAAAAATATGCTATCCACATAGCCACATGCAGGGAGAAAGAAGACAACAACACATTTCCTAATCACAAAGTGCTGCCATCACAGATTCAATCTCTGAAAGCTGCAGTTTATGCTATTGAG TCTGTTATGCCTGAGGATGCCCTGGTTGGTGCTTGGAGGAAATCTGCTCATAAACTATGGGTGAAACGACTCAGACGCACCTCAACTTTAGTGGAGCTTTTACAG GTTCTTGATGATTTTGTTGGTGCCATCAATAAGGACTGGTTGTTTCAATGCAAATTTCCGGATGATGTGTTTGAAGAAATCATTTCATCGTTTGCATCTATGCCCCGTACATCATCCGCCCTTGGTTTGTGGTTAGTGAAGCTAGATGTCATAATTGCTCCCTACCTGGACAGAGTCCATCCTCTGAAAAAGCAGGGAACCG
- the LOC108322952 gene encoding homeobox-DDT domain protein RLT3 isoform X2, translating into MEDYDTRRDNGGSGVAVPPCTCSGEEFRASGGGKGSLRVVAAARNGSSVSNYDMAVSRNVKKTQKRKGLQELFTADYIVNRVLRKDGPSLGQEFDFLPSGPRHTSACQEDQGSSKKRKGSKSAIQSLTDCNRTAPVKKHGIGKGLMTVWRATNPDAGDLPINFGVDGQEVPLLSNSIGLKLIHENNRSRKTVNRNGELNLGVTQNQSPNKSCGLALDNAISEEGVDRVSMLIDDEELELRELQVETDLFRCSNHLAASGMLVCSLCKDALVKFPPDTVKMKKPIHLQPWDSSPEIVKKLFKVFHFIYTYAIIVDICPFTLDELVQAFHDKDSMLLGKIHVALLTLLLSDIEAELTNGFSPHLNKSCNFLALLHSVESQEYSLDFWRRSLNSLTWIEILRQVLVASGFGSKQGSLRRDVLNKELNLLVNYGLCPGTLKSELFNILSERGNTGCKVVELAKSMQIVELNLASTTEELESLICSTLSSDITLFEKISSTAYRLRMSTVMKDSDESHSDTEYSGSVDDELDDTDTCSSADDFENDSINSSIRKLKSVNSHKNNMRKIYTEIDESRSGEAWLLGLMESEYSNLKIEEKLNALAALTDLVSSGSSVRMKDLSKVSADCNSSIQLPGSGAKIKRSVVTKPGSLLNHKVHLNSDPCSVDSSLLFSRFHSYEAYFQKGNGPSMSHPIQSVFLGSDRRYNRYWLFLGPCNVDDPGHRRIYFESSEDGHWEVIDTVEALCALMSVLDDRGKREALLIESLERRQTSLCRSMARINVNSTGMGSMSHSDQSELDMVTDDSYSPASDVDNLNMTETAKDSFPSAGAVVIEAGKKVEDLIKKWIRVQEYDSWIWNSFYSDLNVVKYGRRSYMDSLAKCKSCHDLYWRDERHCKICHMTFELDFDLEEKYAIHIATCREKEDNNTFPNHKVLPSQIQSLKAAVYAIESVMPEDALVGAWRKSAHKLWVKRLRRTSTLVELLQVLDDFVGAINKDWLFQCKFPDDVFEEIISSFASMPRTSSALGLWLVKLDVIIAPYLDRVHPLKKQGTGQHGPWR; encoded by the exons ATGGAAGACTATGATACACGGAGGGATAATGGTGGAAGTGGAGTGGCAGTGCCACCCTGCACTTGCTCGGGAGAAGAATTTCGCGCGTCTGGCGGTGGAAAAGGATCATTGCGAGTTGTCGCGGCTGCTAGAAACGGTTCTTCTGTTTCAAATTATGACATGGCTGTGTCGCGGAACGTCAAGAAAACACAAAAGCGTAAAGGTCTTCAGGAGCTGTTCACAGCCGATTACATTGTGAACAGAGTGTTGCGGaaggacggtccttcgcttggTCAGGAGTTTGACTTTCTTCCTTCTG GACCCAGACACACTTCTGCTTGTCAAGAGGACCAAGGATCCTCAAAAAAGAGGAAG GGTTCCAAGAGTGCAATTCAAAGTCTCACCGATTGTAATAGGACAGCACCTGTGAAGAAGCATGGTATTGGCAAAGGTCTGATGACAGTTTGGAGGGCAACAAATCCTGATGCTGGAGACCTTCCAATTAATTTTGGCGTTGATGGCCAAGAAGTtcctttactttcaaattctaTAGGACTGAAGCTGATCCATGAAAACAACAGATCACGAAAAACAGTAAACAGGAAT GGGGAACTGAACCTAGGTGTGACTCAGAATCAGTCACCAAATAAAAGCTGTGGACTAGCTCTTGATAATGCAATATCCGAGGAGGGAGTTGATCGAGTTTCAATGTTAATTGATGATGAAGAGCTAGAGCTGAGGGAGTTACAAGTAGAAACTGATCTGTTTAGGTGTTCTAATCATCTTGCTGCCAGTGGAATGCTTGTCTGCTCACTTTGTAAAG ATGCGCTAGTGAAGTTTCCACCAGATACTGTCAAGATGAAGAAACCTATCCATTTGCAACCATGGGACTCCTCTCCTGAAATTGTGAAGAAATTATTTAAG GTTTTCCATTTCATTTATACATATGCCATAATTGTTGATATTTGTCCCTTCACTCTTGACGAGCTTGTTCAAGCTTTTCATGACAAG GACTCAATGTTACTTGGCAAGATTCATGTAGCCCTGCTCACACTTCTTCTATCTGACATTGAAGCGGAGCTAACTAATGGATTTTCACctcatttaaataaatcatgtaACTTTCTTGCATTGCTTCACTCG GTTGAAAGTCAGGAATATTCCCTGGACTTCTGGAGAAGATCTCTAAATTCTCTTACTTGGATTGAAATACTTCGTCAAGTGCTGGTTGCTTCTGGATTTGGTTCGAAACAAGGGTCCTTACGTAGAGATGTCCTTAACAAG gaattgAATCTTCTTGTAAACTATGGTCTATGCCCTGGCACCTTGAAGAGTGAGTTGTTTAATATTTTGTCAGAGAGAGGAAACACTGGATGCAAAGTGGTTGAGCTGGCAAAGTCAATGCAG ATTGTTGAATTAAACCTTGCCAGCACTACAGAGGAACTTGAGTCTTTAATATGTTCTACTCTGTCAAGTGATATTACTTTATTTGAAAAGATTTCATCGACTGCTTACCGACTGCGAATGAGCACAGTTATGAAGGACAGTGATGAATCTCATTCAGATACGGAGTACTCTGGTAGTGTTGATGATGAACTTGATGACACTGATACATGCAGCAGTGCTGatgattttgaaaatgattCAATTAATTCCAGTATAAGAAAATTGAAGAGTGTAAACagtcataaaaataatatgcgGAAAATATACACTGAAATTGATGAGAGCCGTTCCGGAGAAGCATGGTTGTTAGGACTGATGGAGAGTGAATATTCGAacttaaaaattgaagaaaaattgaATGCATTGGCAGCTTTAACTGATCTTGTTTCATCTGGATCCAGCGTTAGGATGAAG GATTTGTCTAAAGTCTCAGCTGATTGCAATTCTAGCATCCAATTACCAGGATCTGGAGCTAAAATAAAGAGATCAGTAGTAACGAAACCTGGGTCCCTTTTGAACCATAAAGTACACTTGAATTCTGATCCCTGTAGTGTAGACTCCTCATTATTATTCTCAAGATTCCACAGTTATGAAGCTTACTTCCAAAAGGGAAACGGTCCATCTATGTCACATCCCATTCAATCAGTGTTTTTGGGATCTGATCGTCGGTACAATAGATACTGGCTTTTCTTGGGCCCATGTAATGTAGATGATCCTGGTCACAGGAGGATATATTTTGAATCTTCTGAAGATGGTCACTGGGAGGTTATTGATACTGTGGAG GCGTTATGTGCATTGATGTCAGTTCTGGACGATAGAGGAAAACGGGAGGCTCTTCTTATTGAATCATTGGAAAGGAGACAAACATCACTATGCAGATCTATGGCCAGGATTAATGTTAATAGTACTGGAATGGGTTCTATGTCACATTCTGATCAGTCTGAACTGGATATGGTCACAGATGACAGTTATTCTCCTGCATCTGATGTAGACAACCTGAACATGACCGAGACAGCTAAAGACTCCTTTCCTTCAGCTGGGGCTGTGGTAATTGAAGCTGGAAAGAAAGTAGAGGatctaattaaaaaatggatCCGTGTTCAAGAATACGATTCTTGGATTTGGAATTCTTTTTACTCAGATCTCAATGTTGTAAAATATGGTAGAAGGTCTTACATGGACTCTCTTGCCAAATGTAAGAGTTGTCATGATCTTTACTGGCGAGATGAGAGACACTGTAAAATTTGCCATATGACATTTGAGCTTGATTTTGACCTAGAAGAAAAATATGCTATCCACATAGCCACATGCAGGGAGAAAGAAGACAACAACACATTTCCTAATCACAAAGTGCTGCCATCACAGATTCAATCTCTGAAAGCTGCAGTTTATGCTATTGAG TCTGTTATGCCTGAGGATGCCCTGGTTGGTGCTTGGAGGAAATCTGCTCATAAACTATGGGTGAAACGACTCAGACGCACCTCAACTTTAGTGGAGCTTTTACAG GTTCTTGATGATTTTGTTGGTGCCATCAATAAGGACTGGTTGTTTCAATGCAAATTTCCGGATGATGTGTTTGAAGAAATCATTTCATCGTTTGCATCTATGCCCCGTACATCATCCGCCCTTGGTTTGTGGTTAGTGAAGCTAGATGTCATAATTGCTCCCTACCTGGACAGAGTCCATCCTCTGAAAAAGCAGGGAACCG